The Thermosipho japonicus region TTTGGCTCATTTATACTTAAAGGTTCATATTTAACGTATTTATTTACCAATGGTATTTTTGACAATAAATAAGCTGAATAACTTTTAAAATTAGAAAAAATTCCCTCATCAATTCCATAAACTTGATTTAGCTGAAACCTAAAATAGGAAATAAATATTAAATTAGAAAAAAACAAAACAGCTATAGTAAACGCAATTAAAAATTTTAAAAATTTTCCTTTTTTTTCCATATCAACCCTCCAAGTTATACTTTGTCCATAGTATTTTTCTATAGAATCAAACACTTTTCCTTAAAAAAATGAGGCGCATAGTTGCGCCTCATTTTTACTTACATATAAAAATTTTATTCTTGTTCTAATTCACGTTTTCTTTCTTGAATAATTTTTTCTTGCACATTTGGTGGAACTATATCGTATTTTGAAAACTTCATTGTAAAGTATCCTCTACCGCTTGTGATTGAAGACAATCTTCCAGAAAAGTCTAACATTTCAGCAAGTGGAACTTCTGCGGTGATCTTTGTAATGCCTTTCCCTGCTGGCTCCATTCCATGAGGTCTTCCCCTTCTTGAGCTAATTTCTCCCATTACATCACCAGCATTCTCATCTGGAACAAATACGGATACTTCCATAACTGGCTCCAATAATACAGGTTTTGCCTGCTCAAACGCTTTTCTAAATGCTTGAATTGCAGCTATTTGGAAAGAAATATCTGAAGAATCAACTTCATGATATGAACCATCAAACAATGTAACTCTAATATCAACAACTGGATATGCTGCAAGAGATCCTTTCTTCATCGCTTCTCTTATACCTTTTTCCACTGAAGGTATAAAGTTCTTTGGAATTACTCCTCCTACTATCTTATCAACAAATTCAAATCCTTTTCCTCTTTCAAGTGGCTCAATTTCTATCTTAACATGTCCATATTGTCCATGTCCACCTGTTTGTTTTTTGTGTTTATGCTCTCCAATAGCCTTTCCCATTATTGTTTCTCTATAAGCAATTTTTGGCTTACCAACTTCAACATCAACACCAAAAATATTTTTAAGCTTTTCAACCATTACATCCAAATGAATATTTCCAATTCCAGAAATAACTGTTTCAGAAGTTTCAGGATCAAATTCCCAACTAAATGTTGGATCAGAATCAGCAAGTCTTGCAAGACCGTTACTGATCTTATCAATATCAGATTTGGATTTTGGATTTATACTCTTTGAAATCATTGGTTCTGGGAATTCTGGTGGTACTATCTTAAGTTTTCTATCTTTATGGGTCATTGTATCTCCAACTGAACTTTCTTTCAATTTAGGAATAACTATAATATCTCCACATGAAGCCTCTGAAACTTCGTTGGTATTCTTAAGAACAGGGAAATATAAATGTCCAATTTTTTCACTTGTTCCCTTATTCACATTTATAAGTGTATCCCCAGAAGTTAATTTTCCACTGATTATTTTTAAAAAGCTCAATTTTCCAACAAATTGATCAACAATTGCTTTAAAAGTATAAGCAACAATTGGTTCATCCTCAACTGGAGCTACTTCAACTTCATCGCCAGTTTCTAAAACAGCTTTGTAGGAATTACCCTCAGATGGATTTACTCCTAAAATAGTCATTACTTTAAGAAATTGATCTACAGCAATATTTTTTTCAGCTGAACCACAAAATACAGGTACTATCTCCCCAGTTTTATATCCCTTTTTTAAAGTTTTTAATAATTCTTCAGCTGATATTTCTTCATCATTAAAATACCTTTCCATCAATTCTTCATCAAGAGAAACTATATCTTCAATCATTGAAGATTTCAATTCTTCAATTTTGTCTTTTAATTCTGCTGGAACCTCAACTTCTTTTGCTTTACCATTTTCATAGACAAAAGCTTTTGAAGAAAAAATATCAACAATTCCTTTAAAATTATCTTCGGCCCCAATAGGATAAAAAATTGGAACAAAATTTTTCTCAAATCTTTCTTTTAAACTTTCAAGTGATTCTTCAAAATTTGCTCTTTCTTTATCCATTTGATTTATAAAAACAGCAATTGGTTTTTTCATTTCTTCTGCAAGCGCCCAAGTCCTCTCAGTTTGAATTTCAACACCAGCTGTAGCATTAACAACTGATACAATATTTTCCGTAACAAAGATCGCATTAATTACTTCTCCAACAAAATCACTAAAACCTGGAGTATCTATAACCGTATATTGAGTACCCTCATAATTAAAAGAGGCAATATGTGAGGATATACTTGAACCTTTTTCACCCTCGATTGGATCATAATCAATATCTTTATTTCC contains the following coding sequences:
- the fusA gene encoding elongation factor G, with protein sequence MGAVDKKRTISLIGHNGSGKSVLLSSMLFNAGVLDKIGNKDIDYDPIEGEKGSSISSHIASFNYEGTQYTVIDTPGFSDFVGEVINAIFVTENIVSVVNATAGVEIQTERTWALAEEMKKPIAVFINQMDKERANFEESLESLKERFEKNFVPIFYPIGAEDNFKGIVDIFSSKAFVYENGKAKEVEVPAELKDKIEELKSSMIEDIVSLDEELMERYFNDEEISAEELLKTLKKGYKTGEIVPVFCGSAEKNIAVDQFLKVMTILGVNPSEGNSYKAVLETGDEVEVAPVEDEPIVAYTFKAIVDQFVGKLSFLKIISGKLTSGDTLINVNKGTSEKIGHLYFPVLKNTNEVSEASCGDIIVIPKLKESSVGDTMTHKDRKLKIVPPEFPEPMISKSINPKSKSDIDKISNGLARLADSDPTFSWEFDPETSETVISGIGNIHLDVMVEKLKNIFGVDVEVGKPKIAYRETIMGKAIGEHKHKKQTGGHGQYGHVKIEIEPLERGKGFEFVDKIVGGVIPKNFIPSVEKGIREAMKKGSLAAYPVVDIRVTLFDGSYHEVDSSDISFQIAAIQAFRKAFEQAKPVLLEPVMEVSVFVPDENAGDVMGEISSRRGRPHGMEPAGKGITKITAEVPLAEMLDFSGRLSSITSGRGYFTMKFSKYDIVPPNVQEKIIQERKRELEQE